The proteins below come from a single Holdemania massiliensis genomic window:
- the rpmJ gene encoding 50S ribosomal protein L36, with protein sequence MKVRPSVKPICDKCRIIKRKGRVMVICENPKHKQRQGN encoded by the coding sequence ATGAAAGTAAGACCATCTGTCAAACCAATATGCGATAAGTGCCGCATCATCAAGCGCAAAGGCCGCGTTATGGTTATTTGTGAAAACCCTAAGCACAAACAGCGTCAAGGAAACTAG